The Fusarium oxysporum Fo47 chromosome II, complete sequence genome includes a region encoding these proteins:
- a CDS encoding signal recognition particle, SRP19 subunit produces the protein MSHPRIEEVSDSDFDSDPAEADIDDFADSDIMRRVEPSEAAPKTVPAAAAPPRQMPAIVPADAPAGGTMPASADRSAYADFQCLYPVYFDASRSRAEGRRVGAELAVKDPLAREIANACSRLRLPTLFEPEKVHPKDWANPGRVKVGLKKTPGHPVKNKHHLYRLVAEHLRENPTTEDSPGLRVRIGGQLQPEAGKPYPKPAVPRGWKMGELVPYLSAAMTGGGVSENLFKDMMKEMQGGGDPMSALMGAQGGGGEESSSGGSKKKKDKKGKGKA, from the coding sequence ATGTCCCACCCAAGAATAGAAGAGGTGTCGGACAGCGACTTCGACTCTGACCCTGCCGAGGCCGATATCGATGATTTCGCCGACTCCGATATCATGCGCCGAGTCGAACCCTCCGAGGCCGCTCCTAAAACAGTTCCCGCTGCTgcagctcctcctcgtcagaTGCCCGCCATCGTCCCCGCCGATGCCCCTGCTGGCGGTACCATGCCCGCCTCAGCCGATCGATCTGCCTACGCCGATTTCCAATGTCTCTACCCTGTCTACTTCGATGCATCACGATCCCGCGCAGAGGGCCGTCGTGTGGGCGCTGAACTCGCTGTGAAGGACCCCCTCGCGCGAGAGATCGCAAACGCCTGCTCGAGACTACGCCTACCAACACTCTTTGAACCTGAAAAGGTGCATCCGAAGGATTGGGCGAACCCTGGTCGTGTCAAGGTCGGACTGAAGAAGACGCCTGGTCACCCTGTCAAGAACAAGCATCATTTGTATCGTCTTGTTGCTGAACACCTGCGCGAGAACCCTACGACCGAAGACAGCCCCGGTCTGCGTGTCCGCATTGGAGGCCAGCTACAGCCCGAGGCTGGAAAGCCCTATCCCAAGCCCGCTGTGCCGCGCGGATGGAAAATGGGCGAGTTGGTGCCGTATCTAAGTGCTGCTATGACGGGCGGTGGTGTCTCTGAGAATCTGTTTAAGGatatgatgaaggagatgcaAGGCGGTGGAGACCCCATGTCGGCTCTTATGGGTGCACAAGGAGGTGGCGGCGAAGAGAGCAGCAGTGGTGGTagtaagaagaagaaggataagaaggGTAAGGGTAAAGCATGA
- a CDS encoding dynein associated protein-domain-containing protein, protein MPDFKPGQTVQLNDGSKAIVRFVGTTHFQVGEWIGVELENKTGKNDGSVQGERYFDCPMGYGMFVKPVMAKIIAQAPTPKPAARKPAARPSSFAPTSGRASSAAGDAGLGRRKSLNAPSPSPVPRVSRPTSIARSPTKSPTKQLSAASSTTVSRTGTPSNARAPSVGAKSRPSIGGPRTSMGPPPPTARTRQASTSSGTARAASVAPRTTTSRMSLAGPPRPASRPASRPSSAARRTSVDSQARRGSSDRDDIASPIKDNGDILSPQPRSPVQARTKALEKLTGGPSSRTTTPPAARKPSSTTTGPRPAASTAASREIEDLKAKLKVLERKRAEDRDKLKQLDKVQGERDKFESVIQMLQQKYQPQQQENAELKKLLKEAEMRLDSVEELQAEHDSILELATLDREMAEETAEVLKAELEALKEKAEEMELEVEILREENEEYSKGMAPEERASSGWLQMERANERLKEALMRLRDLTQETEEELKGQIKGLEEDVKEFNTMKEEFSKCRGKLEQSESAVEDLRQQLDNALGAEDMIEDLTERNMSMSEQIEELKAVIDDLESLKEINDELEINHVQNEKEMQEELDFKDSVIAEQARRAAQQEESLEDMEYTLSRFRELVTSLQSDLDDMKASQAVTEGESEKLNDRSRAMMDLNMKLQISASKAQVKTIDLELRRLDAQEAEQHLEIVKLFLPDTYKEDQDSVLSLLRFRRVAFKANLLNSFIRERLNGQPHPGHEDDVFAGCDASDKLVWVSTMCDRFVSDMTHCTIEQFSRYQNALHELEPVERALNVWIDGLRRDDLKEKTCADELHRTIALLSHLGEVHISNSLANYADDLHMKAMVMQSHLDSAAVSFTTVRGLVQRVVPAEGEEDELAQHFAKKSEAVVTHTRGTKVIAAKAVRALQDLRTRSLSLLPDTNEAFEQCCEATQELADLARQIGLGIHSLFTADEGRTEPFSYAEVQTAVYKTVLSVSTSSESDLFSTYLSKLRAVTTQISDLVSLATDLDQVQEFDVTPAPWRLRSQELKALKTIPVDAEEELRRLKEEHSEARRTIAQRDEHLSTAVLKIETLESRMRDAQANIDRIAKLQEELEASGQQVGSLKEDIEKQDRELKNLESERDKWKKIASDSRAYADGADAAGAKAGQERAVATAREMDALKKDIESLQSAVRYLREDNRRARTSEQHKYEWLAEPLKKPTSVAEKRRNMIAAEGKDVLGELVKMASSASLYDFASLPQDKLAWKPVRSTPQYHAAKQMEDYASWESWQESVLKKAHVLQGQTANAERRKKTPTAARLRIKLPGVDGKVVPGSGRGVQIVGSQEWEALQGRLAV, encoded by the exons ATGCCGGATTTCAAGCCTGGGCAGACTGTCCAACTAAACGATGGCTCCAAGGCCATCGTTCGTTTCGTGGGCACCACTCACTTTCAGGTTGGAGAATGGATAGGCGTTGAGCTGGAGAACAAGACGGGCAAAAACGATGGAAGCGTTCAGGGAGAGCGTTACTTTGATTGTCCTATGGGCTATGGCATGTTTGTCAAACCTGTGATGGCCAAGATTATCGCACAAGCACCTACACCAAAGCCGGCTGCCCGGAAGCCTGCCGCAAGGCCAAGCAGTTTCGCACCTACTTCAGGTAGAGCCTCGAGTGCGGCAGGAGATGCAGGCTTGGGTAGAAGGAAGAGTCTCAATGCTCCCAGTCCTAGCCCAGTACCTAGAGTGTCCCGGCCGACAAGCATTGCAAGA TCGCCTACGAAATCTCCCACAAAGCAGTTGAGTGCTGCTTCGAGCACCACTGTATCCCGAACAGGAACACCATCGAATGCGCGCGCCCCTTCCGTTGGAGCAAAGTCGCGCCCATCAATTGGGGGACCACGAACATCCATGGGTCCTCCGCCACCCACTGCTCGAACAAGACAAGCATCTACTTCGTCAGGCACAGCACGAGCTGCATCCGTAGCTCCAAGGACAACGACTAGCCGCATGTCTTTGGCCGGACCACCACGACCAGCATCTCGGCCAGCATCACGGCCAAGCTCAGCTGCCAGACGGACATCGGTCGACTCGCAAGCAAGAAGGGGCTCCTCGGACAGAGATGATATTGCTTCCCCTATTAAGGATAATGGGGACATTCTTTCACCTCAGCCCAGGAGCCCTGTTCAAGCCAGAACAAAGGCCCTTGAGAAACTTACAGGTGGACCTTCATCGCGAACAACCACACCCCCTGCAGCACGAAAACCTTCATCTACGACCACCGGACCTCGTCCTGCTGCAAGTACGGCAGCAAGTAGAGAAATCGAAGacctcaaggccaagttgAAGGTTTTAGAGCGCAAACGGGCCGAAGATCGAGACAAGTTGAAACAACTTGACAAAGTCCAGGGCGAGAGAGACAAGTTCGAGAGTGTCATCCAAATGCTGCAACAAAAATACCAACCGCAACAGCAGGAAAATGCCGAGCTGAAGAAGTTACTGAAAGAGGCGGAAATGCGACTTGATTCcgttgaagagcttcaggCAGAGCACGACAGCATATTAGAACTAGCAACACTCGACCGAGAAATGGCGGAAGAAACAGCGGAGGTTCTGAAGGCCGAACTGGAAGCCCTCAAGGAGaaagctgaagagatggaatTGGAGGTTGAGATTTTGCGGGAAGAGAACGAAGAGTACAGTAAGGGAATGGCCCCCGAAGAACGAGCAAGTTCAGGCTGGTTGCAGATGGAACGGGCGAACGAACGATTAAAGGAAGCTCTCATGAGATTACGCGACCTTACTCAGGAGACCGAGGAAGAACTGAAAGGCCAGATTAAAGGGCTCGAGGAAGACGTAAAAGAGTTCAACACTATGAAGGAGGAATTCTCCAAGTGCCGCGGAAAGCTCGAGCAGTCAGAAAGTGCCGTGGAAGATCTACGTCAACAACTCGACAATGCTCTTGGTGCCGAAGACATGATTGAAGACTTAACGGAGCGCAACATGAGCATGTCTGAGCAAATCGAAGAATTGAAGGCTGTcattgatgatcttgagagcCTGAAGGAGATCAACGACGAGCTCGAGATCAATCACGTGCAGAACGAAAAAGAGATGCAAGAAGAACTCGACTTCAAGGATAGTGTCATTGCTGAGCAGGCTCGACGAGCTGCCCAGCAAGAAGAGTCGCTAGAGGATATGGAATATACCCTCTCACGCTTCCGTGAGCTAGTGACAAGTCTGCAAAGCGACCTGGACGACATGAAGGCCTCACAAGCTGTCACTGAGGGCGAGTCAGAGAAACTCAACGACCGATCCAGGGCCATGATGGATCtcaacatgaagcttcaGATCTCAGCATCCAAGGCTCAAGTCAAGACTATCGACCTTGAACTTCGACGACTGGACGCCCAGGAAGCAGAGCAACACCTGGAGATCGTAAAGCTATTCCTCCCTGACACTTACAAGGAGGACCAGGATTCTGTTCTTTCTCTGCTTCGCTTCCGTCGGGTGGCCTTCAAGGCgaacctcctcaacagcttcatccGCGAACGACTCAACGGACAGCCTCATCCTGGACACGAGGACGATGTATTTGCTGGATGTGATGCCTCGGATAAACTCGTCTGGGTGTCTACTATGTGCGATCGCTTCGTCAGCGACATGACGCACTGCACCATCGAGCAGTTCTCCAGGTACCAGAACGCACTGCACGAGCTAGAGCCTGTTGAGCGAGCCTTGAACGTCTGGATTGACGGTCTTCGCCGCGACGAcctgaaggagaagactTGCGCCGACGAGTTGCATCGTACCATCGCCCTCCTTTCTCACTTGGGAGAGGTGCACATCTCTAACAGCCTGGCTAACTATGCTGACGATCTTCACATGAAGGCCATGGTCATGCAGAGCCACCTCGACTCCGCAGCCGTCTCCTTTACCACCGTGCGAGGCCTCGTTCAACGAGTGGTTCCTgctgagggcgaggaggatgagctgGCTCAGCATTTCGCGAAGAAGTCTGAGGCGGTTGTTACTCATACTCGAGGTACAAAGGTCATCGCCGCCAAGGCTGTCCGGGCTCTCCAGGATTTGCGAACGCGATCTCTGTCTCTACTGCCAGACACCAATGAAGCGTTTGAGCAATGTTGTGAGGCAACGCAAGAACTTGCTGATCTAGCACGACAGATTGGTCTCGGCATCCACAGCTTGTTCACTGCCGACGAGGGTCGCACTGAGCCCTTCAGCTATGCAGAGGTACAAACTGCTGTTTACAAGACAGTCCTTTCTGTCAGCACGTCAAGCGAGTCGGACCTGTTCTCTACTTATTTGTCCAAGTTGCGAGCCGTCACCACTCAAATCAGTGACCTGGTGTCGCTTGCTACCGACCTGGATCAGGTTCAAGAGTTTGATGTCACTCCTGCGCCCTGGCGACTGCGATCGcaagagctcaaggctctcaagacCATCCCCGTTGACGCGGAAGAGGAGCTGCGGCGCCTCAAAGAGGAGCATAGTGAGGCTCGTCGTACCATCGCCCAGCGCGATGAGCATCTCAGCACTGCTgtcctcaagatcgagaCGCTTGAGTCCAGAATGCGTGATGCCCAAGCTAACATTGATCGCATTGCCAAACTGcaagaggagcttgaggctTCAGGCCAGCAGGTCGGTAGCCTCAAGGAAGACATTGAGAAGCAGGATCGTGAGCTCAAGAATCTTGAATCAGAACGCGACaagtggaagaagattgCCAGCGATAGCCGTGCTTACGCTGATGGCGCAGATGCTGCTGGAGCCAAGGCTGGTCAAGAACGAGCCGTTGCCACAGCTCGCGAGATGGATGCCCTCAAGAAAGATATCGAGAGTCTGCAGTCTGCAGTTCGATATCTACGTGAGGATAACCGCCGGGCTCGTACATCTGAGCAACATAAATACGAATGGCTGGCTGAGCCACTCAAGAAGCCTACTTCTGTTGCTGAAAAGCGCCGTAACATGATAGCAGCCGAAGGCAAGGATGTCCTCGGCGAGCTCGTCAAGATGGCGTCTTCCGCTTCCCTTTACGACTTCGCTTCCCTGCCCCAAGACAAGCTCGCCTGGAAGCCTGTGCGATCAACGCCGCAGTATCACGCAGCCAAGCAGATGGAGGACTATGCAAGCTGGGAATCTTGGCAAGAGTCGGTCCTTAAGAAGGCCCACGTTCTCCAAGGACAAACGGCCAACGCTGAACGGAGAAAGAAGACGCCCACAGCAGCTCGTCTACGTATTAAGTTGCCCGGCGTCGACGGAAAGGTTGTGCCAGGCTCAGGAAGGGGTGTCCAGATCGTGGGATCGCAGGAATGGGAGGCTTTACAGGGCCGGTTGGCTGTATGA
- a CDS encoding uncharacterized protein (expressed protein) has translation MASNTQMNDLVSRFNALQAREMPEQKYIKDLVERLHALQETNHALQEKLADASLGLNHMSQLRKLYEGTRLQCETLTADLNSIRSANNYVFIIMDGNGLIFDNRFIKQGREGGKQAAQALLLAVARLCPSLPSSFEIFCDVLVNIAEMGRALLNDGSIDDPSLFHEFAIGFTEAKSSFNFIDIGLGKGTLVRKIQETAMWHLGCYNCRHVMLGVGHSAQYAPFLRRVNEAGDAKMCVSILLGEPIVREIEACGNTVYALDGDIFRTTKLVDKTLIEKPSVQHTEATKPQSSPVARAATQAVLTPATSTSSMSPPQTSWAKITKSASPPPKLTMPLPPKQDKTKPASKTPPQPAWSPGPRGRDPPITVGIPAMEDIKRREDTDKLCNNHFLRGPCTRIGACTFNHTFKPSKEQLKALAMLARQNPCINGQACDVNDCIYGHNCPNVTNGVCTRSHCRFKVDGHPPNTKFTNSKIHEN, from the exons ATGGCATCTAATACTCAAATGAATGACTTGGTCAGTCGATTTAATGCTCTACAGGCTCGAGAAATGCCCGAGCAGAAATATATCAAG GATCTAGTAGAAAGATTGCATGCGCTGCAAGAAACAAATCATGCCCTCCAAGAAAAGCTTGCCGACGCTAGCTTGGGTTTGAATCATATGAGCCAGCTCCGCAAACTCTATGAAGGCACTCGATTGCAATGTGAAACGCTCACCGCGgacctcaacagcatcagg AGTGCTAATAACTATGTCTTTATAATCATGGACGGCAATGGCCTCATT TTTGACAATCGCTTTATCAAGCAAGGCCGCGAAGGTGGTAAGCAGGCGGCGCAAGCTCTGCTTCTCGCGGTAGCGAGGCTTTGTCCTAGCCTACCATCTTCGTTCGAAATTTTCTGCGACGTTCTGGTCAACATTGCTGAGATGGGCCGAGCCCTGCTGAATGATGGCAGCATTGATGACCCAAGCCTTTTCCATGAATTTGCTATCGGATTCACAGAGGCCAAGTCTTCTTTCAACTTTATTGATATTGGCTTGGGCAAAGGAACACTGGTTCGCAAGATTCAAG AAACGGCAATGTGGCATTTGGGATGCTATAACTGTAGGCACGTCATGTTAGGCGTCGGCCATAGTGCCCAATATGCTCCTTTTCTGCGCAGAGTTAACGAGGCCGGGGATGCCAAAATGTGCGTCTCCATACTTCTGGGAGAGCCTATAGTGCGCGAAATCGAGGCCTGCGGCAACACTGTTTACGCGCTTGACGGCGATATCTTTCGCACGACCAAACTTGTGGATAAGACTTTGATAGAGAAACCGAGTGTCCAGCATACCGAGGCGACCAAACCCCAGAGTTCACCGGTAGCTCGCGCAGCAACACAAGCAGTATTGACGCCTGCTACGAGCACTTCATCCATGTCGCCTCCACAAACTTCCTGGGCCAAGATCACGAAAAGCGCCAGTCCTCCCCCCAAACTGACCATGCCCCTACCTCCTAAACAGGACAAGACTAAGCCCGCGAGCAAGACACCTCCTCAGCCAGCTTGGAGCCCTGGACCTCGGGGCCGCGATCCTCCCATCACGGTTGGTATTCCAGCCATGGAAGATATCAAGCGTCGTGAGGACACCGACAAACTGTGCAACAATCACTTTCTCCGTGGGCCCTGTACCAGAATAGGTGCTTGTACTTTCAACCATACGTTCAAGCCGTCAAAAGAACAGTTAAAGGCACTCGCAATGCTCGCCCGACAGAACCCCTGCATTAACGGACAAGCTTGTGATGTCAACGACTGCATATATGGACATAAT TGCCCCAATGTAACCAATGGTGTGTGCACTCGGTCGCATTGCAGATTTAAGGTCGACGGTCATCCCCCGAATACCAAGTTTACCAACAGCAAGATACACGAAAACTGA
- a CDS encoding TIP49 C-terminus-domain-containing protein — translation MVQISEVKGNKRDNRTAAHTHIKGLGLKPDGYAEKQAAGFVGQVGARESCGVVVDLIRAQKMAGRGVLLAGGPGTGKTALALAISQELGTKIPFCPIVGSEIYSTEVKKTEMLMENFRRAIGLKVRETKEVYEGEVTELTPEEAENPLGGYGKTISTLLIGLKSAKGQKKLRLDPSIYEAIQKERVTVGDVIYIEANTGACKRVGRSDAYATEFDLEAEEYVPIPKGEVHKKKEIVQDVTLHDLDVANARPQGGQDIMSMMGQLMKPKMTEITDKLRGEINKVVSKYIDQGVAELVPGVLFIDEAHMLDVECFTYLNRALESPISPIVVLASNRGMCTIRGTDDIVAAHGIPADFLTRLLIIPTTPYEAEEIKRIVRIRSSTEGVSVSDAAIDKISEHGVRISLRYCLQLLTPASILAKANGRSQIDVQDVAECEDLFLDARRSAALLSSEAGRGYLA, via the exons ATGGTCCAGATCAGCGAGGTGAAGGGTAACAAGCGAGACAATCGCACAGCCGCCCATACTCATATCAagggcttgggcttgaaaCCAGACGGATATGCAGAGAAGCAAGCGGCCGGATTTGTCGGCCAAGTCGGCGCGCGTGAG TCCTGCGGTGTTGTAGTGGACTTGATTCGGGCTCAGAAGATGGCTGGCCGAGGTGTGCTGTTGGCAGGAGGACCTGGAACTGGAAAGACCGCTCTCGCGCTCGCGATCAGCCAAGAATTGGGAACCAAGATTCCCTTTTGCCCCATCGTTGGCAGCGAAATCTATTCCACcgaagtcaagaagaccGAGATGCTGATGGAGAACTTCCGAAGAGCCATTGGCCTCAAGGTCCGAGAGACGAAGGAGGTGTATGAAGGAGAGGTTACAGAACTCACACCTGAGGAGGCCGAGAACCCATTAGGCGGCTACGGCAAGACCATCAGCACACTCTTGATTGGACTCAAGAGCGCAAAGGGACAGAAGAAGCTCCGCCTCGACCCAAGTATCTACGAAGCAATCCAGAAGGAGAGAGTTACGGTCGGTGACGTGATCTATATCGAAGCGAACACGGGTGCCTGCAAACGAGTTGGCCGATCAGACGCCTACGCCACAGAATTCGACCTGGAGGCGGAGGAGTACGTACCTATTCCCAAGGGTGAGGTAcataagaagaaggagatcgTGCAAGACGTTACGCTACATGACCTCGATGTGGCCAATGCCCGCCCCCAAGGCGGCCAGGATATTATGAGCATGATGGGCCAGCTAATGAAGCCCAAGATGACGGAGATTACAGACAAACTTCGTGGAGAGATCAACAAAGTGGTCAGCAAGTACATCGACCAGGGTGTTGCTGAGCTTGTGCCAGGCGTTTTGTTTATCGATGAG GCACATATGCTCGATGTGGAGTGCTTCACCTACCTGAACAGAGCCTTGGAATCGCCCATCTCCCCTATCGTGGTCTTGGCCTCCAACCGGGGAATGTGCACCATCAGAGGCACTGACGACATTGTCGCGGCTCACGGAATTCCTGCCGACTTCCTAACACGCTTGCTCATCATCCCCACAACGCCCTACGAGGCGGAAGAAATCAAGCGCATCGTGCGGATACGCTCATCAACCGAAGGCGTCTCAGTATCAGATGCTGCCATTGACAAAATCTCGGAACACGGTGTCCGCATCAGCCTGCGGTATTGTCTGCAGCTTTTGACCCCTGCAAG CATTCTTGCCAAGGCCAACGGCCGCTCGCAAATCGACGTTCAGGACGTTGCTGAGTGTGAGGACTTGTTCCTTGATGCCCGCCGAAGTGCCGCCCTCCTCAGCAGCGAGGCCGGGCGAGGATACCTCGCATAA